In Candidatus Binatia bacterium, one DNA window encodes the following:
- a CDS encoding SDR family oxidoreductase has translation MSVAGKHALVTGGARGIGRATAELLTRHGARVSIVSRSAGTRADVTDEGQVRDAFAKCRKANGPIAILVNNAGIAESAPVTRTDRALWDRIIGINLTGTFLCTREALPDMLAAGWGRIVNVASIAGLEGAPYISAYCASKHGVVGFTKAVAAEFAGKGITANAVCPGYTETEMLGRTLANITQKTGRSEAETRELLARGNPAGRIATAEEVALAIVDLAAGIENGEILIIPRPLPAGSDNWRRS, from the coding sequence GTGAGCGTCGCTGGGAAGCACGCGCTCGTGACCGGCGGCGCCCGCGGCATCGGGCGCGCGACGGCGGAGCTCCTGACGCGGCACGGCGCGCGCGTGAGCATCGTCAGCCGCTCCGCCGGAACGCGCGCCGACGTGACGGACGAGGGGCAGGTGCGCGACGCGTTCGCGAAGTGCCGCAAAGCCAACGGGCCGATCGCGATCCTCGTGAACAACGCGGGCATCGCGGAATCCGCGCCCGTGACGCGCACCGACCGCGCGCTGTGGGACCGGATCATCGGCATCAACCTGACGGGCACGTTTCTGTGCACGCGCGAGGCGCTGCCGGACATGCTCGCGGCGGGCTGGGGACGCATCGTCAACGTCGCGAGCATCGCCGGCCTGGAGGGCGCGCCCTACATCTCGGCATACTGCGCGAGCAAACACGGCGTCGTTGGTTTCACCAAGGCGGTCGCGGCGGAATTCGCGGGCAAGGGAATCACGGCCAACGCCGTATGTCCGGGCTACACCGAGACCGAGATGCTCGGCCGCACGCTCGCCAACATCACGCAGAAAACCGGAAGAAGCGAGGCCGAAACCCGCGAACTGCTGGCGCGCGGCAACCCGGCGGGCCGCATCGCCACGGCCGAAGAAGTCGCGCTAGCGATCGTTGACCTCGCCGCGGGCATAGAAAACGGCGAAATCCTTATCATCCCCCGCCCCCTCCCTGCAGGTTCGGACAATTGGCGGCGTTCGTGA
- a CDS encoding NAD(P)-dependent oxidoreductase: MSGLERVGVVGTGRMGANIARRLRDVGYPIAALYDVRRESAEETAADAGGEVAESLARVTELSDVVITVVTDDAAMHRIFATEGDSLLTGARGKIFINCATVTPKVHVDVERMARAHGADSLEACMASSISQAREGTLYLMIGGRRDAFERIKPLLEKMSISLKYIGEAGKAAQVKALVNMVMNINTAGLAEGIGLGDALGLDLDMLREVFSQTGANSRVLETDGADMQNREHDVYFSAAHAAKDSGIALGLAAGVDLSLPLTRATFEQYERMKALGLGDLDKSGVSELTFKSRHGRSAATSS; the protein is encoded by the coding sequence ATGAGCGGGCTTGAAAGAGTCGGCGTCGTCGGCACCGGCCGGATGGGCGCGAACATTGCCAGGCGACTGCGCGACGTGGGCTACCCGATCGCGGCGCTGTACGACGTTCGGCGCGAGTCCGCGGAGGAGACGGCCGCGGACGCCGGCGGCGAGGTCGCGGAATCGCTCGCGCGGGTCACGGAGCTGTCCGACGTCGTCATCACCGTCGTAACCGACGACGCAGCGATGCATCGCATTTTCGCAACCGAAGGCGACTCGCTGCTGACCGGCGCTCGCGGGAAGATCTTCATCAACTGCGCGACGGTCACGCCCAAGGTGCACGTGGACGTCGAGCGCATGGCGCGCGCCCACGGCGCGGACTCGCTCGAGGCGTGCATGGCGAGCTCGATCTCGCAGGCTCGCGAGGGCACGCTCTACCTCATGATTGGCGGGCGCCGCGACGCGTTCGAACGGATCAAGCCGCTCCTTGAGAAGATGAGCATTTCGCTGAAGTACATCGGCGAAGCGGGCAAGGCCGCGCAGGTCAAAGCGTTGGTGAACATGGTGATGAACATCAACACGGCGGGGCTCGCGGAGGGGATCGGCCTCGGCGACGCGCTGGGACTCGACCTCGATATGCTGCGCGAAGTCTTTTCGCAGACAGGCGCGAACTCGCGCGTGCTAGAGACCGACGGCGCCGACATGCAGAATCGCGAACACGACGTCTATTTCTCGGCGGCGCACGCGGCCAAAGACAGTGGGATCGCGCTCGGACTCGCCGCCGGCGTCGACCTCAGCCTGCCCCTCACGCGAGCGACGTTCGAACAATACGAGCGCATGAAGGCGCTAGGCCTCGGCGACCTCGATAAATCGGGCGTATCCGAGCTCACGTTCAAGTCACGCCACGGCCGCTCGGCGGCGACAAGCTCTTAA
- a CDS encoding glycosyltransferase family 39 protein — MIGAFLALLALLLHAATAWRYGYFRDELYFIACSKHLAWGYVDQPPLVAVAAWFAAPAGYTLLALRALPILAAALTVYLAVRLAAELGGGRFAQWLCGIATMLMPAYLLLGNTLTTSSFEPFFWTLAVFVAVRIVRSRPADAPTLWMALGIVAAIGAYAKYSMLLPIVGIGAGLLATSERRVLFSAFSVFACGLAVLMLSPNITWQAAHGWPFIEVLRGDAAHRPALAAGYALEYRAWLANLGAFAAEQLLYTNPAAMPIWLAGLVAPFRLGALREVRFVPIAYVVVFAIAVAFGAKGYYIVGFYAALLAIGAVAVEGAAAFVRSAVFAIVAVVGVAALPLALPVLPVDGLVAYAKLLGLTGREGTPARLIHPLFAEEFGWQRLTGDVAAVYFSLPPDLRARTAIYADTYGDAGALDFYGPRFGLPGVISSQNNYYLWGTRGYDGRSLIAIGATRIDLLRRYYRSVVLVRTSTEPYKWIVEGPAPIYLCRDPVAPLTAIWPHLRWYGA; from the coding sequence GTGATCGGCGCCTTCCTGGCGCTGCTCGCCCTCCTGCTGCATGCCGCGACGGCGTGGCGCTACGGCTACTTCCGCGACGAGCTCTACTTCATCGCATGCTCCAAGCACTTGGCGTGGGGCTATGTCGATCAGCCGCCGCTGGTCGCAGTTGCGGCGTGGTTCGCCGCGCCCGCCGGATATACGCTGCTCGCGCTGCGCGCGCTTCCGATTCTGGCCGCTGCGCTGACGGTGTATCTCGCGGTCCGGCTCGCGGCCGAGCTCGGCGGTGGACGCTTCGCGCAGTGGCTGTGCGGCATCGCCACGATGCTTATGCCGGCCTATCTGCTGCTCGGCAACACACTGACGACCAGCTCGTTTGAGCCCTTCTTTTGGACGCTCGCCGTTTTCGTCGCGGTTCGGATCGTGCGCTCGCGGCCGGCGGACGCGCCGACGTTGTGGATGGCGCTCGGCATCGTCGCGGCGATCGGCGCGTACGCGAAATACTCGATGCTGCTGCCGATCGTGGGCATCGGTGCGGGGCTTCTGGCTACCTCGGAGAGGCGCGTGCTTTTTTCGGCGTTTTCCGTGTTCGCATGCGGGCTCGCGGTGCTGATGCTGTCGCCCAACATCACTTGGCAGGCGGCGCACGGCTGGCCGTTCATCGAAGTCCTGCGCGGCGACGCCGCCCACCGTCCCGCTCTGGCGGCCGGCTATGCCCTCGAGTATCGCGCGTGGCTTGCGAACCTCGGGGCGTTCGCCGCGGAGCAGCTGCTCTATACCAACCCCGCCGCTATGCCGATCTGGTTAGCGGGCTTGGTCGCGCCGTTCCGGCTAGGCGCGTTGCGTGAGGTGCGATTCGTCCCAATCGCCTACGTCGTCGTCTTTGCGATCGCGGTTGCGTTCGGCGCGAAGGGGTATTACATCGTCGGGTTTTATGCGGCGCTGCTGGCGATCGGCGCCGTGGCTGTCGAGGGCGCTGCCGCGTTCGTGCGATCTGCGGTGTTCGCGATCGTAGCCGTGGTCGGCGTCGCGGCGCTGCCCCTCGCGCTGCCGGTTCTGCCGGTCGACGGTCTCGTTGCATATGCAAAGCTTCTCGGCTTGACTGGCCGCGAGGGCACGCCGGCGCGGCTGATTCACCCCTTGTTTGCGGAGGAGTTCGGCTGGCAGCGCCTGACGGGCGACGTAGCAGCCGTGTATTTCTCGCTTCCACCGGACCTGCGGGCCCGCACCGCGATCTACGCCGACACCTACGGCGATGCCGGCGCACTCGATTTCTACGGGCCCCGCTTTGGTTTGCCCGGCGTCATCTCGAGCCAGAACAACTACTACCTCTGGGGCACGCGCGGCTACGACGGTCGCTCCCTCATCGCGATCGGCGCCACACGCATCGACCTGCTGCGCCGCTACTACCGTAGCGTCGTACTCGTGCGCACATCCACCGAGCCATATAAGTGGATCGTCGAGGGGCCCGCACCGATCTATCTCTGCCGCGATCCCGTTGCGCCACTTACGGCGATTTGGCCGCACCTCCGCTGGTATGGGGCGTAG
- a CDS encoding enoyl-CoA hydratase family protein encodes MTQARYETTDGVLSITLDGRAHKNALTFELYAELRDRFRALRDDASVKAIVLSGAGGDFCSGGDVGEIIGPLTEADAKGLQEFTQMTGDVVKAMTACPQPIVAAVDGACAGAGAILAMASDLRFGTERSRVAFLFVRVGLSGADMGACAMLPRIVGLGRASELLYTGRGMSGTQAYEWGFYNELCAPQELHARATDLARTIARGPTLAHAMTKRMLKYEWALPLDEAIDAEAWAQATCMESNDFRRAYGAFMAKRTPQFEGN; translated from the coding sequence ATGACCCAGGCGCGTTACGAGACGACGGACGGCGTCTTGTCCATCACGCTCGACGGGCGGGCGCACAAGAACGCGCTGACCTTCGAGCTGTACGCCGAGCTGCGAGATCGGTTTCGAGCGTTGCGCGACGACGCGAGCGTCAAGGCGATCGTCCTGAGCGGCGCGGGCGGCGACTTCTGCTCCGGAGGCGACGTCGGCGAGATCATCGGCCCGTTGACTGAGGCAGACGCCAAGGGATTGCAAGAGTTCACGCAGATGACGGGCGACGTGGTCAAGGCGATGACGGCCTGCCCGCAGCCGATCGTGGCCGCGGTGGATGGTGCGTGTGCGGGAGCGGGAGCGATCCTGGCGATGGCGAGCGACTTGCGCTTCGGTACGGAACGGTCGCGCGTGGCGTTTCTGTTCGTGCGCGTCGGGCTGTCCGGGGCCGATATGGGCGCCTGCGCGATGCTGCCGCGTATAGTGGGGCTGGGCCGAGCGAGCGAGCTGCTCTACACGGGCCGCGGCATGTCCGGCACCCAGGCGTACGAGTGGGGTTTCTACAACGAGCTGTGCGCGCCTCAAGAACTGCACGCCCGTGCCACAGACCTCGCGCGCACGATCGCGCGCGGCCCCACGCTCGCACACGCGATGACCAAGCGCATGCTGAAATACGAGTGGGCGCTCCCGCTCGACGAGGCCATTGACGCGGAAGCCTGGGCGCAGGCGACCTGCATGGAGAGCAACGATTTCCGGCGCGCATACGGGGCGTTCATGGCCAAACGCACGCCGCAATTCGAAGGCAACTAG
- a CDS encoding bifunctional salicylyl-CoA 5-hydroxylase/oxidoreductase: MRIACIGGGPAGLYFGILAKQRFPDWTIRVLERNRPLDTFGWGVVFSDATLENLHAADEPTHREITQAFAHWDDIEVHFRGHTMRSGGHGFCGISRKHLLHILQRRAAELGVDVRFEADVTDVDALRRDCDLLVGADGVNSRVRAAYGEAFRPNLDSGRCRFVWLGTTLPLDAFTFIFERTEHGWFTVHAYRFDEELSTFIVECREETYLAHGLDSAGTEETIAFCERLFESYLRGHRLMANSAHLRGRDWLNFTKVNNAHWVNGSAVLMGDAAHTAHFSVGSGTKLAMEDAIGLVDALAASSDKAAALQRYEEIRRIEVLKLQNAARNSTEWFENVARYATLPPEQFAYSLLTRSQRIGHENLRLRDTTYVDSIERWFAGRAVPPMFTPFRLRGLELQNRIVVSPMDMYSAVDGMPNDFHLVHLGTRALGGPGLVFTEMTCVTREGRISPGCTGMYLPEHAEAWKRIVDFVHASSRARICLQLGHSGPKGSTKLMWEGMDEPLERDNWPVVGPSAIPYALTNQVPLELTRRQMEEIRVAFVHAAEMGLAAGFDMLELHCAHGYLLSSFITPLRNRRTDEYGGSLENRLRYPLEVFGAMREVWPTERPMSVRISATDWVDGGVSGDDAVGIARAFKAAGADLIDVSTGQTSPDAKPVYGRMFQTPYADKIRNEVGIATMAVGNITDVDQVNAILAGGRADLVALGRPHLADPFWTLHAAAQLGYRDADWPVQYLPGKEQLERLIARAAQPQ, from the coding sequence ATGCGCATTGCGTGTATTGGAGGCGGTCCCGCCGGGCTCTATTTTGGAATTCTGGCGAAGCAGCGCTTTCCGGACTGGACGATTCGCGTTCTGGAGCGCAATCGGCCACTCGACACCTTCGGCTGGGGCGTCGTCTTCTCGGACGCGACGCTCGAGAATCTCCACGCCGCCGACGAACCGACACATCGCGAGATCACCCAGGCGTTCGCGCACTGGGACGACATCGAGGTGCACTTTCGCGGACACACGATGCGCTCGGGAGGGCACGGCTTCTGCGGCATTTCGCGCAAGCATCTCCTACACATCCTCCAGCGCCGCGCCGCGGAGCTCGGCGTGGACGTGCGGTTCGAAGCCGATGTGACGGACGTCGATGCGCTCCGACGGGATTGCGATCTGCTCGTCGGCGCGGACGGCGTCAACAGCCGCGTCCGGGCCGCCTACGGGGAGGCGTTTCGACCGAATCTGGACAGCGGTCGTTGCCGCTTCGTCTGGCTCGGCACGACGCTGCCGCTCGACGCCTTCACGTTCATCTTCGAGCGCACCGAGCACGGCTGGTTCACCGTCCACGCATATCGCTTCGACGAGGAGCTGAGTACGTTCATCGTCGAGTGCCGCGAGGAGACTTACCTTGCGCACGGCCTCGACTCGGCCGGCACCGAAGAGACGATCGCCTTCTGCGAGCGCCTCTTCGAGTCGTATCTGCGCGGACACCGGCTGATGGCCAACAGCGCACACCTGCGCGGTCGCGACTGGCTGAACTTCACGAAGGTCAATAACGCACACTGGGTCAACGGCAGCGCAGTATTGATGGGCGACGCCGCGCACACGGCGCACTTCTCGGTCGGCTCCGGCACGAAGCTCGCAATGGAAGACGCCATCGGGCTCGTCGACGCCCTCGCCGCGAGCTCGGACAAAGCCGCGGCCCTCCAACGGTACGAAGAGATCCGCCGCATCGAGGTCCTGAAACTGCAGAACGCGGCCCGGAACTCGACCGAGTGGTTCGAGAACGTCGCGCGGTATGCGACGCTGCCTCCCGAGCAGTTTGCGTATAGCCTCCTTACGCGCAGCCAGCGGATCGGCCACGAAAACCTGCGCCTGCGCGACACGACGTACGTGGACTCGATCGAGCGCTGGTTCGCCGGGCGCGCGGTGCCGCCGATGTTCACGCCGTTTCGCCTGCGCGGACTCGAGCTGCAGAACCGCATCGTCGTTTCGCCGATGGACATGTACAGCGCAGTCGACGGCATGCCGAACGACTTCCACCTCGTGCATCTGGGGACGCGCGCGCTGGGCGGACCCGGGCTCGTATTCACGGAGATGACGTGCGTTACGCGCGAGGGGCGCATCTCGCCGGGCTGCACGGGCATGTATTTGCCCGAACACGCGGAGGCGTGGAAACGTATCGTAGACTTCGTGCACGCGTCGTCGCGCGCGAGGATCTGTTTGCAGCTCGGTCATTCGGGGCCTAAGGGCTCGACGAAACTGATGTGGGAAGGCATGGACGAGCCGCTCGAGCGCGACAACTGGCCGGTGGTCGGCCCGTCGGCGATCCCGTACGCGCTGACGAATCAGGTGCCGCTCGAATTGACGCGCCGACAAATGGAAGAAATTCGGGTGGCATTCGTGCACGCTGCAGAGATGGGGCTCGCGGCGGGCTTCGACATGCTCGAGCTGCACTGCGCCCACGGTTACCTGCTCTCGTCGTTCATCACGCCGCTGCGCAACCGGCGCACCGACGAGTACGGCGGCTCGCTCGAGAACCGGTTGCGCTATCCGCTCGAGGTGTTCGGCGCGATGCGCGAGGTGTGGCCGACGGAACGCCCGATGTCGGTGCGCATCTCCGCGACGGATTGGGTCGACGGCGGGGTCTCGGGCGACGACGCGGTCGGGATCGCGCGGGCTTTCAAGGCGGCGGGCGCGGACCTCATCGACGTCTCCACCGGACAGACGTCGCCGGACGCTAAGCCGGTCTATGGGCGCATGTTTCAGACGCCCTACGCGGACAAGATCCGCAACGAGGTCGGGATCGCGACGATGGCGGTGGGCAACATCACCGACGTCGATCAGGTCAACGCGATCCTCGCCGGCGGCCGCGCCGACCTCGTGGCGCTCGGTCGCCCGCACCTCGCCGATCCGTTTTGGACTCTGCACGCCGCCGCGCAGCTGGGCTATCGCGATGCGGATTGGCCGGTCCAGTACCTCCCCGGTAAGGAGCAACTGGAGCGCCTCATCGCGCGGGCCGCGCAGCCGCAGTGA
- a CDS encoding GIY-YIG nuclease family protein: protein MKSYFVYMLLCADRSFYIGITNDPDVRVPQHQEGHDPRSYTFTRRPVKLVHCSEFHDVAGAIAWEKQLKGWSRAKKVAFISGNFALVHELAKRTQR from the coding sequence GTGAAAAGTTACTTCGTCTACATGCTGCTCTGTGCGGACCGCTCGTTCTACATTGGAATTACGAACGATCCTGACGTTCGAGTGCCTCAACACCAAGAGGGCCACGATCCTCGCAGCTACACGTTCACGCGCCGTCCGGTAAAGCTCGTCCACTGCTCCGAGTTCCACGATGTCGCCGGCGCGATCGCCTGGGAAAAGCAGCTTAAGGGATGGTCGCGAGCCAAGAAAGTCGCGTTCATCAGCGGAAACTTTGCACTGGTACACGAGCTGGCAAAAAGAACGCAAAGGTAG
- a CDS encoding helix-turn-helix transcriptional regulator produces the protein MREARATSAQDLELVRARIRVALELAIGNGPVQAHRALDQVAPSAGLGNGEIDALYFQARAIAHIKARAIAEGFEAFELALRAARVHAEPGLCARVLLNYGSASVQDGNITLAVACLEEAMLMSRSAEVAKPFVLVSLAEALLAAGELRRAAALLIELQSTGDGTTRTSLVAAAAAIPLGMMLGEEALLKSSCDPSLLDLAFALPEQGLLGPLVESFCALYEQRGWRARHDALLDRSLATLSVLDNSLLLGIRGARLGRPEHLARVSGLMARQCGVVSSAFLRAHQDLFESFVSARRRMPERAKELALRAEAEFARADRPLLQALALDAAGLTTRARGLRAQCGARVDAMRAVWRGTPIHKRLATALTARESEVARLAAGGASNRAIATALGLSERTVHHHCEAIFSKLGIRSRWQLPPALGRDIGKLPTRARRRA, from the coding sequence ATGAGAGAAGCTAGAGCGACGAGCGCGCAGGATCTCGAGTTGGTGCGAGCGCGCATTCGCGTGGCGCTCGAGCTGGCGATCGGAAACGGCCCAGTGCAGGCGCATCGTGCGCTCGACCAAGTCGCGCCGTCAGCCGGATTGGGCAACGGCGAAATCGACGCGCTATACTTTCAGGCGCGTGCCATCGCGCACATCAAAGCCCGCGCGATAGCAGAGGGATTCGAAGCGTTCGAGCTCGCGCTCCGGGCGGCTCGGGTGCATGCCGAGCCAGGGCTCTGCGCGCGCGTGCTGTTGAATTACGGCTCGGCCTCGGTGCAAGACGGCAACATCACGCTTGCGGTCGCGTGCCTCGAGGAAGCAATGCTGATGTCGCGCAGCGCGGAGGTCGCTAAGCCGTTTGTCCTCGTGAGCCTCGCGGAGGCGCTCCTAGCGGCCGGCGAACTGCGGCGCGCCGCGGCACTGCTGATCGAGCTGCAGAGCACGGGCGATGGCACGACCCGAACCTCGCTCGTGGCGGCCGCAGCGGCGATCCCGCTGGGTATGATGCTGGGCGAAGAAGCGCTGTTGAAGTCAAGCTGTGATCCGAGCCTGCTGGACCTCGCGTTCGCGCTCCCCGAACAGGGACTGCTCGGCCCCCTCGTCGAGTCGTTCTGCGCGCTCTACGAGCAGCGCGGCTGGCGCGCGCGACACGACGCGCTCCTCGATCGCAGCCTGGCAACGCTATCGGTGCTCGACAACAGCCTGCTGCTCGGCATCCGCGGCGCTCGGCTCGGCCGGCCCGAGCACCTTGCACGCGTGAGCGGGCTAATGGCGCGGCAGTGCGGCGTGGTAAGCTCGGCATTCCTACGCGCCCACCAGGACCTGTTCGAAAGCTTCGTCTCCGCGCGTCGCCGGATGCCGGAGCGTGCCAAGGAGCTGGCGTTGCGAGCGGAAGCGGAGTTCGCGCGCGCGGATCGGCCGTTGCTGCAGGCGCTGGCGTTGGACGCCGCCGGTCTCACGACCCGCGCGCGAGGGCTTCGCGCACAATGCGGCGCTCGCGTCGACGCAATGCGCGCCGTGTGGAGAGGAACGCCGATCCACAAGCGGCTCGCGACCGCGCTCACGGCGCGTGAGTCGGAGGTGGCGCGGCTGGCGGCAGGCGGGGCGTCGAATCGAGCGATCGCCACTGCCCTCGGGCTCAGCGAGCGCACGGTCCACCACCACTGCGAGGCGATCTTCTCGAAGCTCGGCATTCGCTCGCGCTGGCAGCTGCCGCCCGCGCTCGGGCGCGATATAGGCAAATTGCCCACGCGGGCGCGGCGCCGCGCCTAG
- a CDS encoding DUF5069 domain-containing protein, giving the protein MATEPETNIVPLVSSGTAGPLGAIHVPRLWLKLSLASIGALPDGYDECGAGFDAMTLSALGLDRQKTIDFVRQKKPRYMEFEEWIAANGKTDKGTIERHNAAIRAYNHGDDLAKSMRQSSKIGDASVRDAVTLNTVEDLDEIYSQALRG; this is encoded by the coding sequence ATGGCCACCGAACCTGAAACGAACATCGTGCCTTTGGTGAGTTCCGGAACCGCCGGACCGCTCGGCGCGATCCACGTGCCGCGCCTCTGGCTCAAACTCTCGCTGGCGTCGATCGGCGCGCTACCGGACGGCTACGATGAGTGCGGGGCCGGTTTCGATGCGATGACGCTGAGCGCACTGGGTCTGGATCGCCAAAAGACGATCGATTTCGTACGCCAAAAGAAGCCGCGCTACATGGAATTCGAAGAGTGGATAGCGGCCAACGGGAAGACCGACAAGGGGACGATCGAGCGCCACAACGCTGCGATCCGCGCCTACAACCACGGCGACGACCTGGCCAAGAGCATGCGTCAGAGCTCGAAGATCGGCGACGCATCCGTCAGGGACGCCGTGACGCTTAACACCGTCGAGGACCTGGACGAGATCTACAGTCAGGCCCTGCGCGGCTAG
- a CDS encoding class I SAM-dependent methyltransferase — MTAKSTFVDQAIQEYIIASTVREHPLLRELRDETSRLPQARMQIGPEQGQFMALLAHAIGARRYLEVGVFTGYSSLAMALALPADGYVLACDVSEEYTAVARRYWDKAGIASKIDLRIGPALETLKAVRAKNGAPFDMAFIDADKENVNAYYEACLELVRTNGLVLVDNVLWSGAVIDPSDNDADTQALREVSLRAGRDDRVEAVLLPVCDGLLVARKR, encoded by the coding sequence ATGACCGCAAAGAGCACCTTCGTAGACCAAGCGATTCAGGAATACATCATCGCGTCCACGGTGCGCGAGCATCCGCTCTTGCGCGAGCTGCGGGATGAGACGTCGCGTTTGCCGCAGGCGCGGATGCAGATCGGACCTGAGCAGGGGCAGTTCATGGCGCTGCTGGCGCACGCGATCGGCGCGCGGCGCTATCTGGAGGTCGGCGTCTTCACCGGCTACAGCTCGCTCGCCATGGCGCTCGCGTTACCTGCCGACGGCTACGTTCTCGCGTGCGACGTCAGCGAGGAGTACACGGCTGTCGCACGTCGTTATTGGGACAAGGCCGGCATCGCGAGCAAGATTGATCTGCGCATCGGTCCGGCGCTCGAGACGCTAAAAGCCGTGCGCGCAAAAAACGGCGCACCGTTCGACATGGCGTTCATCGACGCCGATAAGGAGAATGTGAACGCATACTATGAGGCGTGCCTGGAACTCGTTCGTACGAACGGGCTCGTACTGGTCGACAACGTGCTATGGAGCGGCGCCGTGATCGATCCATCGGATAACGATGCCGACACTCAGGCGCTGCGTGAGGTAAGCCTACGCGCGGGGCGCGACGATCGCGTGGAAGCGGTGCTGTTGCCCGTTTGCGACGGACTATTGGTCGCCCGCAAGCGCTAA
- a CDS encoding retropepsin-like aspartic protease, whose translation MIPSAALRSFVIVLCLGAGFGAIARDARRAAASAPTTIGSSFNSTRTTIPVTVEGQRATCVLDTGSSAILVSPALAAAARLQGRAGTFEVAPDGRTYVDRQTEIASFGVAGHALSDVPALISSNLTGYSALCGYDFFTHFPTLIDRAHRTVTLYPSQSKLAKLHCLTVNLSPHVPLATVEINGTWLSHVVLDSGMAGGGALWDGVRTQLRQPLVASADYRSMPRSARDGFACGAVALVRYAAGAPASSMPICTEAQRPDGYNGIIETNLASVAAIAVDYPHHKMCFDVAGFSVTAAGPPPAPDRGAWSRFNYLRPP comes from the coding sequence GTGATACCGTCAGCCGCGCTCCGCTCTTTCGTCATCGTCCTCTGCCTCGGCGCGGGTTTTGGCGCCATCGCGCGCGACGCGCGGCGGGCCGCCGCGTCCGCACCGACGACTATCGGGAGCAGCTTCAATTCGACGCGCACGACTATTCCGGTCACCGTCGAGGGTCAGCGGGCTACGTGCGTGTTGGACACTGGCAGCTCGGCGATATTGGTTTCGCCCGCACTCGCTGCGGCCGCGCGCCTCCAGGGACGTGCCGGCACCTTTGAGGTCGCTCCGGACGGCCGCACGTACGTCGATCGGCAGACCGAGATCGCGAGCTTCGGCGTCGCCGGCCACGCGCTGAGCGACGTTCCCGCGTTGATCTCATCAAACCTCACCGGCTACAGCGCTCTGTGCGGCTACGACTTCTTCACGCACTTCCCGACGCTGATCGATCGCGCGCATCGTACCGTGACGCTTTACCCCAGCCAGTCGAAGCTCGCAAAGCTGCACTGCCTAACCGTCAATCTCTCGCCACACGTTCCGCTCGCGACGGTCGAGATCAACGGTACGTGGCTCAGCCACGTCGTGCTCGATTCCGGGATGGCCGGTGGAGGCGCGCTGTGGGACGGCGTGCGCACGCAATTGCGACAACCCCTCGTCGCCAGTGCCGATTACCGGTCGATGCCGCGGTCTGCGCGGGACGGCTTTGCGTGCGGAGCGGTGGCGTTGGTACGCTACGCGGCCGGCGCCCCGGCGAGCTCGATGCCAATCTGCACCGAGGCGCAGCGGCCGGACGGCTACAATGGGATCATCGAAACGAACCTCGCGAGCGTCGCGGCCATAGCGGTCGACTACCCGCATCACAAGATGTGCTTCGACGTCGCCGGCTTCTCGGTCACCGCGGCGGGACCGCCGCCGGCCCCCGACCGCGGCGCGTGGTCGCGCTTCAACTACCTCCGACCGCCGTAG